In Oncorhynchus tshawytscha isolate Ot180627B linkage group LG06, Otsh_v2.0, whole genome shotgun sequence, the following are encoded in one genomic region:
- the LOC112252946 gene encoding lymphocyte-specific helicase isoform X2, translating to MSCVKEETRSMSPHCPKPNESEEPLGTAMEETLPENAASVEAEDVVSAVVITKEMEEEEKQLMEKGEKQEEEIMKKAREAREKESHDIRFKRLQHLLEKSNIYSKFLLTKMEQQQQEEMLKKERLEKTHKGTGKKTGRVERKKRKREEDYKIADVMSKEEIMSKAKKPKVEDEEVLGKKKLEAEDIEKMSDSNADIKGRLSEAVRDNAKQLLDPDRKVNGQAVPAQQPLLFTGGVMRSYQIEGVEWLRMLWENGINGILADEMGLGKTIQCIAHVAMMLERKVLGPFLVVAPLSTLPNWINEFKRFTPEVSVQLYHGPAKERMSLLKQIRKPQGPHNMCPVVVTSFEIAMIDRKFLQRFQWKYLIVDEGHRIKNLNCRLVRELKMLPTDNKLLLTGTPLQNNLAELWSLLNFLLPEVFDDLKSFESWFDIDTIGSNAKQVVANEREQNILHMLHQILTPFLLRRLKSDVTLEVPPKKEIVVYAPLTAKQESFYTAVVNKTIAKMLGQEKGEAPVVLTTDGRPKRRTRKPVDYKETDGDTPYDLEKYLERVQKEAELSPAPVVDVQMPLDSQINLKLQNILMLLKRCCNHPYLIEYPLDPATQEFKIDEQLVQTSGKFLILDRMLPELKRRGHKVLIFSQMTSILDILMDYCYLRGYQYSRLDGTMAYADREENMTKFSSDPEVFLFLLSTRAGGLGINLTAADTVIIFDSDWNPQADLQAQDRCHRIGQTKPVVVYRLVTANTIDQKILERASAKRKLEKMVIHKNKFKGGKAELKQTKSCVDVSELMDLLSARDYEKEVKSTTGKVISDEDLEFLLDRSDLLDKAKRSSKQKVGVFKVIEAKESSEINLTRV from the exons ATGAGTTG CGTAAAGGAAGAAACCCGAAGCATGTCTCCTCATTGTCCAAAGCCTAACGAATCTGAAGAACCGCTGGGTACAGCTATGGAGGAGACTTTGCCTGAAAATG CTGCAAGTGTGGAAGCTGAAGATGTAGTGTCTGCAGTTGTCATCAcaaaagaaatggaggaagaggagaaacaattgatggagaaaggagagaaacaagaagaggaGATAATGAAAAAG GCTCGAGAAGCTCGGGAGAAGGAATCTCATGACATTCGCTTCAAGAGGCTGCAACACTTGCTGGAGAAAAGTAACATCTATTCCAAATTCCTTCTTACCAAGatggagcaacagcagcaggag GAAATGCTGAagaaagagagactggaaaaGACACACAAG GGCACTGGCAAAAAGACTGGAAGAG ttgaaagaaagaaaaggaagagggaggaagattaCAAAATTGCTGATGTCATGTCTAAAGAG GAAATTATGTCCAAGGCCAAGAAACCTAAAGTGGAGGATGAG GAGGTCCTTGGGAAGAAGAAGCTAGAAGCGGAAGACATTGAAAAGATGAGTGACTCAAATGCTGACATCAAGGGCCGTCTGTCGGAGGCTGTGAGAGACAATGCCAAACAACTGCTGGACCCAGACAGGAAAGTGAACGGGCAGGCCGTGCCCGCCCAGCAGCCCCTGCTCTTCACTGGGGGGGTCATGAGGTCGTACCAGATAGAGGGCGTGGAGTGGCTCAGG ATGTTGTGGGAGAATGGTATTAATGGGATCCTGGCAGATGAGATGGGTCTGGGGAAGACCATCCAGTGCATCGCCCACGTGGCCATGATGCTGGAGAGAAAGGTGCTGGGACCCTTCTTGGTAGTGGCCCCCCTGTCCACTCTGCCCAACTGGATCAATGAGTTCAAGCGCTTCACTCCAGag GTGTCCGTACAGCTGTACCATGGGCCTGCTAAGGAGAGGATGTCGTTGTTAAAGCAGATTCGTAAGCCCCAGGGGCCTCACAATATGTGCCCTGTGGTGGTCACCTCCTTTGAAATTGCCATGATAGACAGGAAGTTTCTGCAG CGCTTCCAGTGGAAGTACCTGATCGTGGACGAGGGCCACAGGATCAAAAACCTGAACTGCCGACTGGTGAGGGAACTCAAGATGCTGCCCACGGACAACAAACTGCTCCTGACAGGCACGCCGCTGCAGAACAACCTGGCTGAGCTCTGGTCACTGCTCAACTTCCTCCTGCCTGAGGTCTTTGACGACCTCAAGAG CTTTGAGTCGTGGTTTGACATCGACACCATTGGATCGAATGCAAAACAAGTTGTGGCTAACGAACGAGAGCAGAACATCCTGCACATGCTCCACCAG ATTCTGACGCCGTTCCTGCTACGACGACTGAAGTCTGACGTGACGTTGGAGGTGCCGCCCAAGAAAGAGATTGTTGTGTACGCCCCACTCACTGCCAAACAGGAgtctttttacactgctgtggTCAACAAGACCATTGCCAAAATGCTGGGCCAGGAGAAG GGGGAGGCCCCAGTGGTGCTGACGACTGACGGCAGGCCTAAGCGCAGGACCAGGAAGCCTGTGGACTACAAAGAGACTGATGGTGACACGCCCTATGACCTGGAGAAATACCTGGAGAGGGTTCAGAAGGAGGCAGAGCTGAG ccccGCCCCGGTGGTGGATGTGCAGATGCCCCTGGACTCCCAGATCAACCTGAAACTGCAGAACATCCTCATGCTGCTGAAGAGGTGCTGTAACCACCCCTACCTCATAGAGTACCCACTGGACCCAGCCACTCAGGAGTTCAAG ATTGATGAACAACTGGTGCAGACCTCTGGGAAGTTCCTCATTCTAGACAGAATGCTGCCAGAGCTGAAGAGGAGGGGACACAAG GTGCTGATTTTCAGCCAGATGACGTCCATCTTGGATATCCTAATGGACTACTGCTACCTGCGTGGTTACCAGTACAGCCGACTGGACGGGACAATGGCTTATGCCGACAGAGAGGAGAAC ATGACAAAGTTCTCGTCTGACCCAGAGGTGTTCCTCTTCCTACTGAGCACCAGAGCAGGTGGCCTGGGCATCAACCTGACTGCTGCTGACACGGTCATCATCTTTGACAGTGACTGG AACCCCCAGGCAGACCTGCAGGCCCAGGATAGGTGCCACCGCATCGGGCAGACCAAACCAGTGGTGGTGTATCGCCTGGTCACTGCCAACACCATCGACCAGAAGATCCTGGAGAGAGCCTCAGCCAAGAGGAAACTGGAGAAGATGGTCATTCACAAGA ACAAATTCAAAGGAGGAAAAGCTGAGCTCAAACAGACCAAGAGCTGTGTTGATGTGTCTGAGCTGATGGATCTTCTCAGCGCAAGAGATTACGAGAA GGAGGTGAAAAGCACCACGGGGAAGGTCATTAGTGACGAGGACCTGGAGTTTCTGCTGGACCGCAGTGACCTACTAG ACAAGGCCAAGAGGAGCTCAAAACAGAAGGTTGGCGTCTTCAAGGTTATCGAAGCCAAGGAATCATCTGAGATCAACTTGACCAGAGTTTGA
- the LOC112252946 gene encoding lymphocyte-specific helicase isoform X3: MSPHCPKPNESEEPLGTAMEETLPENAAASVEAEDVVSAVVITKEMEEEEKQLMEKGEKQEEEIMKKAREAREKESHDIRFKRLQHLLEKSNIYSKFLLTKMEQQQQEEMLKKERLEKTHKGTGKKTGRVERKKRKREEDYKIADVMSKEEIMSKAKKPKVEDEEVLGKKKLEAEDIEKMSDSNADIKGRLSEAVRDNAKQLLDPDRKVNGQAVPAQQPLLFTGGVMRSYQIEGVEWLRMLWENGINGILADEMGLGKTIQCIAHVAMMLERKVLGPFLVVAPLSTLPNWINEFKRFTPEVSVQLYHGPAKERMSLLKQIRKPQGPHNMCPVVVTSFEIAMIDRKFLQRFQWKYLIVDEGHRIKNLNCRLVRELKMLPTDNKLLLTGTPLQNNLAELWSLLNFLLPEVFDDLKSFESWFDIDTIGSNAKQVVANEREQNILHMLHQILTPFLLRRLKSDVTLEVPPKKEIVVYAPLTAKQESFYTAVVNKTIAKMLGQEKGEAPVVLTTDGRPKRRTRKPVDYKETDGDTPYDLEKYLERVQKEAELSPAPVVDVQMPLDSQINLKLQNILMLLKRCCNHPYLIEYPLDPATQEFKIDEQLVQTSGKFLILDRMLPELKRRGHKVLIFSQMTSILDILMDYCYLRGYQYSRLDGTMAYADREENMTKFSSDPEVFLFLLSTRAGGLGINLTAADTVIIFDSDWNPQADLQAQDRCHRIGQTKPVVVYRLVTANTIDQKILERASAKRKLEKMVIHKNKFKGGKAELKQTKSCVDVSELMDLLSARDYEKEVKSTTGKVISDEDLEFLLDRSDLLDKAKRSSKQKVGVFKVIEAKESSEINLTRV; encoded by the exons ATGTCTCCTCATTGTCCAAAGCCTAACGAATCTGAAGAACCGCTGGGTACAGCTATGGAGGAGACTTTGCCTGAAAATG CAGCTGCAAGTGTGGAAGCTGAAGATGTAGTGTCTGCAGTTGTCATCAcaaaagaaatggaggaagaggagaaacaattgatggagaaaggagagaaacaagaagaggaGATAATGAAAAAG GCTCGAGAAGCTCGGGAGAAGGAATCTCATGACATTCGCTTCAAGAGGCTGCAACACTTGCTGGAGAAAAGTAACATCTATTCCAAATTCCTTCTTACCAAGatggagcaacagcagcaggag GAAATGCTGAagaaagagagactggaaaaGACACACAAG GGCACTGGCAAAAAGACTGGAAGAG ttgaaagaaagaaaaggaagagggaggaagattaCAAAATTGCTGATGTCATGTCTAAAGAG GAAATTATGTCCAAGGCCAAGAAACCTAAAGTGGAGGATGAG GAGGTCCTTGGGAAGAAGAAGCTAGAAGCGGAAGACATTGAAAAGATGAGTGACTCAAATGCTGACATCAAGGGCCGTCTGTCGGAGGCTGTGAGAGACAATGCCAAACAACTGCTGGACCCAGACAGGAAAGTGAACGGGCAGGCCGTGCCCGCCCAGCAGCCCCTGCTCTTCACTGGGGGGGTCATGAGGTCGTACCAGATAGAGGGCGTGGAGTGGCTCAGG ATGTTGTGGGAGAATGGTATTAATGGGATCCTGGCAGATGAGATGGGTCTGGGGAAGACCATCCAGTGCATCGCCCACGTGGCCATGATGCTGGAGAGAAAGGTGCTGGGACCCTTCTTGGTAGTGGCCCCCCTGTCCACTCTGCCCAACTGGATCAATGAGTTCAAGCGCTTCACTCCAGag GTGTCCGTACAGCTGTACCATGGGCCTGCTAAGGAGAGGATGTCGTTGTTAAAGCAGATTCGTAAGCCCCAGGGGCCTCACAATATGTGCCCTGTGGTGGTCACCTCCTTTGAAATTGCCATGATAGACAGGAAGTTTCTGCAG CGCTTCCAGTGGAAGTACCTGATCGTGGACGAGGGCCACAGGATCAAAAACCTGAACTGCCGACTGGTGAGGGAACTCAAGATGCTGCCCACGGACAACAAACTGCTCCTGACAGGCACGCCGCTGCAGAACAACCTGGCTGAGCTCTGGTCACTGCTCAACTTCCTCCTGCCTGAGGTCTTTGACGACCTCAAGAG CTTTGAGTCGTGGTTTGACATCGACACCATTGGATCGAATGCAAAACAAGTTGTGGCTAACGAACGAGAGCAGAACATCCTGCACATGCTCCACCAG ATTCTGACGCCGTTCCTGCTACGACGACTGAAGTCTGACGTGACGTTGGAGGTGCCGCCCAAGAAAGAGATTGTTGTGTACGCCCCACTCACTGCCAAACAGGAgtctttttacactgctgtggTCAACAAGACCATTGCCAAAATGCTGGGCCAGGAGAAG GGGGAGGCCCCAGTGGTGCTGACGACTGACGGCAGGCCTAAGCGCAGGACCAGGAAGCCTGTGGACTACAAAGAGACTGATGGTGACACGCCCTATGACCTGGAGAAATACCTGGAGAGGGTTCAGAAGGAGGCAGAGCTGAG ccccGCCCCGGTGGTGGATGTGCAGATGCCCCTGGACTCCCAGATCAACCTGAAACTGCAGAACATCCTCATGCTGCTGAAGAGGTGCTGTAACCACCCCTACCTCATAGAGTACCCACTGGACCCAGCCACTCAGGAGTTCAAG ATTGATGAACAACTGGTGCAGACCTCTGGGAAGTTCCTCATTCTAGACAGAATGCTGCCAGAGCTGAAGAGGAGGGGACACAAG GTGCTGATTTTCAGCCAGATGACGTCCATCTTGGATATCCTAATGGACTACTGCTACCTGCGTGGTTACCAGTACAGCCGACTGGACGGGACAATGGCTTATGCCGACAGAGAGGAGAAC ATGACAAAGTTCTCGTCTGACCCAGAGGTGTTCCTCTTCCTACTGAGCACCAGAGCAGGTGGCCTGGGCATCAACCTGACTGCTGCTGACACGGTCATCATCTTTGACAGTGACTGG AACCCCCAGGCAGACCTGCAGGCCCAGGATAGGTGCCACCGCATCGGGCAGACCAAACCAGTGGTGGTGTATCGCCTGGTCACTGCCAACACCATCGACCAGAAGATCCTGGAGAGAGCCTCAGCCAAGAGGAAACTGGAGAAGATGGTCATTCACAAGA ACAAATTCAAAGGAGGAAAAGCTGAGCTCAAACAGACCAAGAGCTGTGTTGATGTGTCTGAGCTGATGGATCTTCTCAGCGCAAGAGATTACGAGAA GGAGGTGAAAAGCACCACGGGGAAGGTCATTAGTGACGAGGACCTGGAGTTTCTGCTGGACCGCAGTGACCTACTAG ACAAGGCCAAGAGGAGCTCAAAACAGAAGGTTGGCGTCTTCAAGGTTATCGAAGCCAAGGAATCATCTGAGATCAACTTGACCAGAGTTTGA
- the LOC112252945 gene encoding RING finger protein 122 — protein sequence MHPVRWCNGCLCGLRSQISDPYGKMTSEDIYNLPLNVYIIILGIGLFIFMLSLIFCCYMFRLRRQGTREQYGYNEVVLKGAGKKLSLLGQTCAVCLEQFKSRDELGVCPCSHAFHKKCLLKWLEIRSVCPMCNKPICRLQPDPPQGAERPQSPMEV from the exons ATGCACCCGGTCCGGTGGTGTAACG gATGTCTGTGCGGTTTAAGATCGCAGATCTCAGACCCTTACGGCAAGATGACATCGGAAGACATCTACAACCTGCCCCTCAACGTGTACATCATCATCCTGGGCATCGGCCTCTTCATCTTCATGCTCAGCCTGATCTTCTGCTGCTACATGTTCAG GTTAAGGCGACAAGGCACAAGGGAGCAATACGGATATAATGAG GTTGTTTTGAAAGGAGCAGGAAAGAAACTGAGTCTTCTTGGA CAGACCTGTGCAGTGTGCTTAGAACAGTTCAAAAGCAGAGACGAACTTGGAGTGTGTCCCTGCTCACATGCCTTCCACAAGAA GTGTCTGTTAAAATGGCTGGAGATCCGCAGTGTCTGCCCTATGTGCAACAAACCTATCTGCCGTTTGCAGCCAGACCCCCCACAGGGTGCAGAGAGGCCCCAGAGCCCAATGGaggtgtga
- the LOC112252946 gene encoding lymphocyte-specific helicase isoform X1, with product MSCVKEETRSMSPHCPKPNESEEPLGTAMEETLPENAAASVEAEDVVSAVVITKEMEEEEKQLMEKGEKQEEEIMKKAREAREKESHDIRFKRLQHLLEKSNIYSKFLLTKMEQQQQEEMLKKERLEKTHKGTGKKTGRVERKKRKREEDYKIADVMSKEEIMSKAKKPKVEDEEVLGKKKLEAEDIEKMSDSNADIKGRLSEAVRDNAKQLLDPDRKVNGQAVPAQQPLLFTGGVMRSYQIEGVEWLRMLWENGINGILADEMGLGKTIQCIAHVAMMLERKVLGPFLVVAPLSTLPNWINEFKRFTPEVSVQLYHGPAKERMSLLKQIRKPQGPHNMCPVVVTSFEIAMIDRKFLQRFQWKYLIVDEGHRIKNLNCRLVRELKMLPTDNKLLLTGTPLQNNLAELWSLLNFLLPEVFDDLKSFESWFDIDTIGSNAKQVVANEREQNILHMLHQILTPFLLRRLKSDVTLEVPPKKEIVVYAPLTAKQESFYTAVVNKTIAKMLGQEKGEAPVVLTTDGRPKRRTRKPVDYKETDGDTPYDLEKYLERVQKEAELSPAPVVDVQMPLDSQINLKLQNILMLLKRCCNHPYLIEYPLDPATQEFKIDEQLVQTSGKFLILDRMLPELKRRGHKVLIFSQMTSILDILMDYCYLRGYQYSRLDGTMAYADREENMTKFSSDPEVFLFLLSTRAGGLGINLTAADTVIIFDSDWNPQADLQAQDRCHRIGQTKPVVVYRLVTANTIDQKILERASAKRKLEKMVIHKNKFKGGKAELKQTKSCVDVSELMDLLSARDYEKEVKSTTGKVISDEDLEFLLDRSDLLDKAKRSSKQKVGVFKVIEAKESSEINLTRV from the exons ATGAGTTG CGTAAAGGAAGAAACCCGAAGCATGTCTCCTCATTGTCCAAAGCCTAACGAATCTGAAGAACCGCTGGGTACAGCTATGGAGGAGACTTTGCCTGAAAATG CAGCTGCAAGTGTGGAAGCTGAAGATGTAGTGTCTGCAGTTGTCATCAcaaaagaaatggaggaagaggagaaacaattgatggagaaaggagagaaacaagaagaggaGATAATGAAAAAG GCTCGAGAAGCTCGGGAGAAGGAATCTCATGACATTCGCTTCAAGAGGCTGCAACACTTGCTGGAGAAAAGTAACATCTATTCCAAATTCCTTCTTACCAAGatggagcaacagcagcaggag GAAATGCTGAagaaagagagactggaaaaGACACACAAG GGCACTGGCAAAAAGACTGGAAGAG ttgaaagaaagaaaaggaagagggaggaagattaCAAAATTGCTGATGTCATGTCTAAAGAG GAAATTATGTCCAAGGCCAAGAAACCTAAAGTGGAGGATGAG GAGGTCCTTGGGAAGAAGAAGCTAGAAGCGGAAGACATTGAAAAGATGAGTGACTCAAATGCTGACATCAAGGGCCGTCTGTCGGAGGCTGTGAGAGACAATGCCAAACAACTGCTGGACCCAGACAGGAAAGTGAACGGGCAGGCCGTGCCCGCCCAGCAGCCCCTGCTCTTCACTGGGGGGGTCATGAGGTCGTACCAGATAGAGGGCGTGGAGTGGCTCAGG ATGTTGTGGGAGAATGGTATTAATGGGATCCTGGCAGATGAGATGGGTCTGGGGAAGACCATCCAGTGCATCGCCCACGTGGCCATGATGCTGGAGAGAAAGGTGCTGGGACCCTTCTTGGTAGTGGCCCCCCTGTCCACTCTGCCCAACTGGATCAATGAGTTCAAGCGCTTCACTCCAGag GTGTCCGTACAGCTGTACCATGGGCCTGCTAAGGAGAGGATGTCGTTGTTAAAGCAGATTCGTAAGCCCCAGGGGCCTCACAATATGTGCCCTGTGGTGGTCACCTCCTTTGAAATTGCCATGATAGACAGGAAGTTTCTGCAG CGCTTCCAGTGGAAGTACCTGATCGTGGACGAGGGCCACAGGATCAAAAACCTGAACTGCCGACTGGTGAGGGAACTCAAGATGCTGCCCACGGACAACAAACTGCTCCTGACAGGCACGCCGCTGCAGAACAACCTGGCTGAGCTCTGGTCACTGCTCAACTTCCTCCTGCCTGAGGTCTTTGACGACCTCAAGAG CTTTGAGTCGTGGTTTGACATCGACACCATTGGATCGAATGCAAAACAAGTTGTGGCTAACGAACGAGAGCAGAACATCCTGCACATGCTCCACCAG ATTCTGACGCCGTTCCTGCTACGACGACTGAAGTCTGACGTGACGTTGGAGGTGCCGCCCAAGAAAGAGATTGTTGTGTACGCCCCACTCACTGCCAAACAGGAgtctttttacactgctgtggTCAACAAGACCATTGCCAAAATGCTGGGCCAGGAGAAG GGGGAGGCCCCAGTGGTGCTGACGACTGACGGCAGGCCTAAGCGCAGGACCAGGAAGCCTGTGGACTACAAAGAGACTGATGGTGACACGCCCTATGACCTGGAGAAATACCTGGAGAGGGTTCAGAAGGAGGCAGAGCTGAG ccccGCCCCGGTGGTGGATGTGCAGATGCCCCTGGACTCCCAGATCAACCTGAAACTGCAGAACATCCTCATGCTGCTGAAGAGGTGCTGTAACCACCCCTACCTCATAGAGTACCCACTGGACCCAGCCACTCAGGAGTTCAAG ATTGATGAACAACTGGTGCAGACCTCTGGGAAGTTCCTCATTCTAGACAGAATGCTGCCAGAGCTGAAGAGGAGGGGACACAAG GTGCTGATTTTCAGCCAGATGACGTCCATCTTGGATATCCTAATGGACTACTGCTACCTGCGTGGTTACCAGTACAGCCGACTGGACGGGACAATGGCTTATGCCGACAGAGAGGAGAAC ATGACAAAGTTCTCGTCTGACCCAGAGGTGTTCCTCTTCCTACTGAGCACCAGAGCAGGTGGCCTGGGCATCAACCTGACTGCTGCTGACACGGTCATCATCTTTGACAGTGACTGG AACCCCCAGGCAGACCTGCAGGCCCAGGATAGGTGCCACCGCATCGGGCAGACCAAACCAGTGGTGGTGTATCGCCTGGTCACTGCCAACACCATCGACCAGAAGATCCTGGAGAGAGCCTCAGCCAAGAGGAAACTGGAGAAGATGGTCATTCACAAGA ACAAATTCAAAGGAGGAAAAGCTGAGCTCAAACAGACCAAGAGCTGTGTTGATGTGTCTGAGCTGATGGATCTTCTCAGCGCAAGAGATTACGAGAA GGAGGTGAAAAGCACCACGGGGAAGGTCATTAGTGACGAGGACCTGGAGTTTCTGCTGGACCGCAGTGACCTACTAG ACAAGGCCAAGAGGAGCTCAAAACAGAAGGTTGGCGTCTTCAAGGTTATCGAAGCCAAGGAATCATCTGAGATCAACTTGACCAGAGTTTGA
- the calhm2.1 gene encoding calcium homeostasis modulator protein 2.1, with translation MAALITENFKFVSLFFKSKDVMIFNGLIALGTVASQTMYNIFAFDCPCSSGRNYLYGLAAIGVPALAFYLVGIMLNKSTWDLVSECRLRRCRKLSGAAAFAVLGTIIGRAAVAPVTWAVISLLRGEAYVCALSEFVDPSTLEGFPSGQGLEVMARFPCKSTVPQEMQGFWAEIERRLKYESQLLGWLMVAGMAVVLFLLLCMKRCCSPLGYQQEAYWSQFRSNEHDLFQRTADVHSRILAVESVKSYFGFVALEKEEKQQLEEHQNASPISSTEWNRITGICLYREKKGLPLYSRLNKWAQYSVENNIDAMEKEMDTLS, from the exons ATGGCTGCTCTCATCACAGAGAACTTCAAGTTTGTCTCGCTCTTCTTCAAGAGCAAGGACGTAATGATCTTCAATGGCCTGATAGCCCTGGGCACGGTGGCCAGTCAGACCATGTACAACATATTTGCCTTCGACTGCCCGTGCTCCTCCGGGCGGAACTATCTCTATGGCCTGGCAGCCATCGGGGTGCCCGCCCTGGCATTCTACCTCGTTGGCATCATGCTGAATAAGAGTACCTGGGATCTGGTGTCTGAGTGCCGCCTCAGGAGGTGCCGGAAACTATCGGGGGCGGCTGCCTTCGCCGTCCTGGGCACTATCATTGGCAGAGCGGCCGTGGCTCCAGTGACGTGGGCTGTCATCTCACTGTTACGTGGGGAGGCCTATGTCTGTGCCCTCAGTGAGTTTGTGGACCCTTCAACCTTGGAAGGTTTTCCCTCTggacaggggttagaggtcatggCCAGGTTTCCCTGTAAGTCCACGGTCCCACAGGAGATGCAGGGTTTTTGGGCGGAGATTGAACGCCGGCTGAAGTACGAGTCTCAG CTGCTAGGGTGGCTGATGGTGGCGGGGATGGCAGTGGTTCTGTTCCTCCTTCTGTGCATGAAGCGCTGCTGCTCTCCCCTGGGCTACCAACAGGAGGCGTACTGGTCCCAGTTCCGCTCCAACGAGCACGACCTCTTCCAGCGCACGGCCGACGTGCACTCCCGTATCCTGGCTGTTGAGAGTGTTAAGAGCTACTTTGGCTTCGTGGCcctggagaaagaggagaaacagCAGCTGGAGGAGCACCAGAATGCCAGCCCCATCTCTAGTACAGAGTGGAACCGGATCACTGGGATCTGCTTGtacagagagaaaaagggatTGCCCCTCTATAGCCGCCTCAACAAGTGGGCCCAGTACAGTGTGGAGAACAACATAGACgccatggagaaagagatggacacTCTGAGCTGA
- the pcgf6 gene encoding polycomb group RING finger protein 6 has product MEDRTKELERPGCLSVGQNSEEATPTDGSRQNSVDNDGSEDHDGTSNNVDSEDEPELPLNQFYPYIRCALCCGFLIDATTITECLHTFCKSCIVKHFFYSNRCPNCSIVVHQTQPLYNIRPDRQLQDIVYKMLPHLEELERARMIDFYKQRGLEVPKPVVASPAVPVLKNQKQRRELLPQSVFTIPPELDVSLQLEFVGAEEGINNYKPLERRYVRVSGEATVRHVELFIRRKMELSPTCQVDVVCGDHLLDRYQSLREIQGSLGDDALQDGILVLHFGLVLPALM; this is encoded by the exons ATGGAGGACAGGACCAAGGAACTCGAAAGACCAGGTTGCTTGAGTGTCGGTCAGAATTCAGAAGAGGCGACACCAACCGATGGTAGCCGCCAGAACAGCGTTGACAACGATGGCTCTGAAGACCACGATGGGACATCCAATAATGTTGACTCCGAGGATGAG CCTGAACTTCCTCTTAATCAATTCTACCCATATATCCGCTGTGCTCTCTGCTGCGGGTTCCTCATCGATGCCACCACCATAACAGAGTGTCTGCACACTT TTTGTAAAAGCTGCATCGTGAAGCACTTCTTCTACAGCAACAGGTGTCCCAATTGCAGCATTGTGGTCCACCAGACACAACCACTGTACAATATAAG ACCTGACAGACAGTTGCAAGATATTGTTTACAAGATGCTGCCACATCTAGAAGAAT TGGAGAGAGCAAGGATGATAGATTTTTACaaacagagaggactggaggtGCCTAAACCAG TGGTGGCATCCCCCGCGGTCCCTGTGCTGAAGAACCAGAAGCAGAGGAGGGAGTTGCTGCCCCAGTCTGTCTTCACCATCCCTCCTGAACTGGATGTGTCTCTGCAGCTGGAGTTTGTGGG AGCGGAAGAAGGCATTAACAACTATAAG CCTTTGGAGAGGCGGTATGTGCGAGTGTCGGGAGAAGCCACTGTCCGCCATGTGGAACTTTTCATCAGGAGGAAGATGGAGCTGAGTCCTACCTGCCAG GTGGATGTCGTGTGTGGAGACCACCTCCTGGACCGTTACCAGTCGCTGCGAGAGATTCAGGGCTCCCTGGGAGACGATGCTCTACAG GATGGTATTTTGGTTCTCCACTTTGGACTGGTGCTGCCTGCTCTCATGTGA